The DNA window CTTTCTGCTGACTCCGATCTCCCGCTGGCCACAGCCTCCAGGAGTCATTGTCAATCACGTCAGCAAGCACTATCTCTTTAGTGCTCACATTCACACCAAACTCAAtctgtcaacaacaaaaaaatacaaaaaaacattcAAAAGCAATGTTTTACGGGAAGACATTAAATTCAAAATGCCCCAACATGACTTCCACATCTATACCCCCCATGACCAGCAGATGGCGGCGCTGAGCTGCATACCTTCATGTCCACAAGGGTGCAGTTCTGGGTGGCCCAGGCCCTCTCCAGGACCTCAAAGATGGCAACAGTGCTGCGGTTCATGATGTCCACCTCACAGCGGCCAATGGTGAGCCCAGCCAGAGATAACTTAGTCTCCAGCAGCTGCTCCTCTGACCATTGAGGGTCATTGTTGGCATCGTCCTGGGACAAACGGTGACCAAGATAAGACATTGATGTAAATTGTAAAACACAGCAATATTTGTATAAAGGAGGATGAGTTGATTCACCTAACTTTCAATGTTGTCCCCTGAGCGGACAGTGAATGTGTGCAAATCAAACCGGAAGATTGGATTATGGGAGAGGATATGTTTCTACTGGGCATGATTGgacagagaaatacacacacaccttgaaGAACATTTCCATTTTCAGAGGGTAGAACCTGTAGCCCTCCTTGACCCCTGGGTTCCTCTTGAGAAAGGACCCGGTGGCCACCCTCCGACAGACCCACTCGATTGGAATCATCTCACAGCGGGCCGCCACGAACGCCTTCTCCGACTGCTGCCTCACAAAAGCTGTCTTAATGCCTGAGGGATAGGGACATCACAAGGTCTTACTCAGCCACTGATGATTAAATCAAATGCACTACTACTAAGGCCACGAAGCCAATTAACAGCCAGTCAGATATGCCATTGtcttagatgaaggggaggaacgAGGGCTAGAGTGGGACACATTCTGAGTTGCAAGGAATTCATTTCCACAGTTAGGCTTACAACGTTTATTtaaaaataaacgcaacatgggAGTTATTTCTGATCAAGTAGTGTTTATTAACAGACTACTGTGATTCCAATGTCAAACACAGGAATGTAACATGGCCTGGATACTCAGGACAGCTGGCCACTGTGCTCAGTTAGACAGAACAATCCCTGATAATAGCTGTTTGATTGCATTCTAGCCTGCAGACGAATCCATTCATGAATTGTTGGCACACTTAAAATTTCCCAGGACAATGTATATTTCTCACAGGTCCAATAAGCTTTCGAATTGATTACAAAAAAATTGGATGTTCTCGACACTTGAAAGGATGAGAGGGCACATCTAAAGAAAGTATCACAAGCACCCACACATGCAGACATTGCCAAActaatcattacatttacatgtcATTAGCATGTACCAACTTGCATAATTGACAACAGTGTAGCCTGACGACTCACCGGCCTCCTGCAGCAACTTGAAAACACAGCTCGTGGTTCTGTTTGCTATCGCGGCCTTGCCCTCCATCTGGTCCTTCCTCGCTGCATTCCCTGCTGTGATTTGGTCCTTCGACTGGACCAAAACATGGCCTGGCTCATCCGCGAGTTCGAAAATCTGCTTGGTCTTTCCCTCGTTTAGTTTTTGTCCCAGTTTCAGCTCTTCAAAACCAGAAAACAAAGAAACAGTGAGTAACCCCAAAATATTGCTTATTCGATTTTTACGATAAACGCGTGTTGACAGTAGACATCTGATTGCATCATCATTTCAACTATCCATCTTTAAATTACTTGATGGGGCCCTTTTGCAAATGAACAAACATAAGTAATGGGCCTACAAGTTGTACTTTGGTGGAAAACATACCTGATGGAGACGCCATGTTGGAAGACGATCTGCAACCCTGAAAAGTAAAGCAAGCAAAAATATATTAAATCAAGTGTGGGAAATGTACACCCAAAATATCGTATTTATAATTTTCGCAACTTCACCCGCAACAGGAAGAAAAGTCAGCACAGAAAGAGGACTCTGCACTGCGCGAGTTCGTTGTGCATGGCCTGGTTCACTGGGTGGGCGGGGTTTGTTGATTTAGACGCAGTCAAAGTAACGAAGGCCTCTCCACGTGGGGGGAAGTTATGCCTCATCATACAATGGCTTATTTGTCTGAAATGCCAAGTGTCGTTTTTTGATTAGTATCTCTTGAATACTTTCAAATAAATCTCATTGCACctttatctcacacacacacaaaaaaacagggCGAATTATTGAAATCTTGGACGAGCTGACATTATCAGTCAGTCATCAAATCTATATACTTTTTTTTCCGTTTGTAAATTGTCGGCCTAGTACTTTCGCAATCTGCCACGGATGATTCCGTCTTGTCAGGGGCTGTCAACTCGAAGTAACGTTACATTTTAGCGAGTCAATTCAATAGGCTTCATAGCAAGCATCCCCATTTTGTAGCCCTGTACTAGGTTGAGCCCGTCTGTGTGTAGACGCTAACCAACAAGAGGAAGCATACTTTCCCGCGAGCTCTATTTTTAACACGTGGTCAGTGTGTAAAACGTGGAATTGCACTGCTGTGAGTGTGAGGTATACAAGCTGAGACGCGCAGGGACTGAAGAATGAGCGAGTTCGAAGAATCTGGCATCGGAGAAGAGTGCGGAGTGTTTGGCTGTGTTGCAGCAGGGGAATGGCCAACACAACTAGAAGTTGCCAAAGTGTTAACTTTGGGTCTTGTAGCGCTACAGCACAGGTGAGTTGATGTTTTCTAGCTAGCACGTTTACATAGCGCCGTCAACTATTTTGTATACCCACCCGCTAAGCACAAATTCCGATTATCTTTCCCATAATTGATTATACACTTGCTTTATCAAACCCTCAACCCCGTTGTGCAACTTTCAATGAGAAAATACATTGGAGGGAGCGGTCCATTTCTCAGAACAACACATGATGTTACGTCAAACTTTCTTGATCACTTCTTGCTAAATTGGACATTTTAAGTGTTACTTTGTTTCCCGTGAAAGTATGGACATCTCGTCCTTGGATTCCAGACTAGCGCTGATTACATTTCTCCAATGGAGACTCAACTCAATATCTTTCGTGAAGGTATTGTGTACCACGACTCAGACAGACTCTTATTGTATACAACAGTCAACTGGTTACTGTGATGCTAAAACATACTTTTTCACATTCTGACGCCTACCTGTTTTTCTCGGAATGAGTCAGAGGCTGCCATGGAACAGACTGAGTTGATCTCTATAATAGGAATGTATTGATCCTCCTCTTTGTACTGGAAGTCAATACTCTCAGCACAGCTGCCCCCAGTGTCATGCCTTTTCACAGGTCTATGTGTATCTATAAAACAAGGAATCAATAGGGTCAGTACATCAGAGATTGAGTTGAGGGGTTAAGTGAACACATGGGTTGTGTTCAtataggcagcccaattctgatctttttttccacta is part of the Oncorhynchus keta strain PuntledgeMale-10-30-2019 chromosome 26, Oket_V2, whole genome shotgun sequence genome and encodes:
- the paics gene encoding multifunctional protein ADE2 isoform X2: MASPSELKLGQKLNEGKTKQIFELADEPGHVLVQSKDQITAGNAARKDQMEGKAAIANRTTSCVFKLLQEAGIKTAFVRQQSEKAFVAARCEMIPIEWVCRRVATGSFLKRNPGVKEGYRFYPLKMEMFFKDDANNDPQWSEEQLLETKLSLAGLTIGRCEVDIMNRSTVAIFEVLERAWATQNCTLVDMKIEFGVNVSTKEIVLADVIDNDSWRLWPAGDRSQQKDKQVYRDLKEVTPEAMQMVKRNFEWVSESVKRLLEPQASGRVVVLMGSISDTDHCEKIRKACGSYGIPCDLRVTSAHKGPDETLRIKAEYEGDGVPTVFVAVAGRSNGLGPVMSGNTVYPVINCPPITPNWGAQDIWSSLRMPSGLGCSTVLSPEAAAQFAAQIFGLSDHLVWSKLRASMLNTWVSLKQADKKLQACSL